AATTACCACGTTTTCTTTCAAGCCGTATAGGAAATCAACTTGTCCAACCAAAGATGCTTCAGTTAAGACTCGAGTTGTTTCTTGGAACGATGCCGCTGAAATAAAACTCTCAGTGCCAAGAGATGACTTAGTAATACCCATTAAGATTGGCTTAGCCATTGCAGCTTTCTTACCTTCTTTAATCATTAATTTATTAATGGCTTGGAGGTGAATCTTATCAATGCGATCGCCAACAACAAATTTGGTATCACCTGGGTCGATAACGCGAACCTTACGAAGCATTTGTCGAACAATAACTTCAATATGCTTGTCGTTAATATCAACACCTTGAAGACTGTAAATTTCCTGGATTTCTTTGACCAAGTATTTCTGTACTTCATCTGGTCCGAGGATTCTCAGAATATCGTGAACATTTGGTACGCCGGATGACAAAGCGTCACCAGCTTTTACACTTTCACCATCTTCAACATTTAAATGTCTGCTTCGAGGAACATTGTATTCAAATACTTCATTATCTTCGGTAGTAATTGTTACACGTCGTTGACCACGATGAACACCGCCAAAGTGGACGACACCATCAACTTCACTGATGATAGCAGTGTCTTTTGGAATACGTGCTTCAAATAATTCTGCAACTCGAGGCAAACCACCGGTAATATCCTTTGTTCGCTTTTCTTCACGATGGAGTTTTGCAATTGGATCGCCAGGGAAAAGCTGTTTACCTTCTTCGACGGTTAAGATTGCACCTGTTGGTAAATAATAACGGGCCTCTTCTCCACCTACTTTGTCAATTACGGCAATATATGGCTGACGTTTTTCGTCTCGACGTTCAAGAATAACTTTACTTGAAGTATTTGTTGTTTCATCAAATTGTTCTTGATAAGTGACGTTTTCAATTAAATCAATCAGTTTAACAGTACCTGCTTTTTCAGTCATGATAACTTTATGGGAATCCCACTCAGCAATCTTTTGACCTTCAGTTACAGAACTTCCATTCTCAACAAGAATGTGCGTACCGTACTCTAAGCGGCATTCTTCACGTTCACGTCCATCGTCAGAAACGATTACGATTTTCGCTTTTCGATTCATGACGGTTAGAATGCCTTCGCGATTTTTAATTGTGTGAACACCGCGATAGCTTACTTTTCCAGCACATCGTACTTTGTAGAAGTTTTGTTCTACAAGACCACTTGCTGTACCACCAACGTGGAAGGTTCTCATGGTGAGCTGTGTACCAGGTTCACCAATCGATTGCGCTGCAATAACACCAACCGCGGTTCCTACATCAACAACACGCAATTTTGAAAGATCCATGCCGTAGCACTTAACGCATATACCGCGTCGAGCTTGACACGTTAAAACCGATTTAATAGCGACTTCGCTCACTGCAGAGTCTTTAATTTTATCAATTACTTGATCAATGAGGAGTTCACCTTGTTTTGCAAGGAGTTTACCTGAAAGTGGATCAATAATGTCTTCTGCTGCAATACGACCAAAAATTCGATCTGGAAGTGGTCGAATTATTTCGCCAGACTCACGAAGATCTGTTACTCGTATGTAACCAAGTGTTCCACAATCGTCTTGAGCAACAACCACATCTTGAGCTACGTCAACCAAGCGACGTGTTAAGTATCCAGAGTCAGCGGTTTTCAACGCTGTATCTGCAAGACCTTTTCGAGCACCACTCGTTGAAACGAAATATTCAAAAACGTTCAGTCCTTCTTTAAAGTTTGCAAGAACTGGCGTTTCCATAATTTCACCTGATGGTTTTGCCATCAATCCTCTCATAGCAGCAAGCTGACGGATCTGTTGTCGAGAGCCTCGAGCACCAGAGTCAAGCATCATGAACACAGGGTTGAAAGGAGTATCTGTTTTTTCATTGTTTGTAGATGCATTACGATCTTCGTTTTCAAGAACGCTGATCATTTCATTCGTAACATCTTCAGTTGCACGCGCCCAAATCTGAATCACTTTGTTATAACGTTCACCATTGGTGATTGCGCCATCCATATAAAGTTTTTCAGCTTTTTCGACGTCTTTTATTCCTTTGCCAACGATGCCATGCTTTGAGTCTGGAATTACTAAGTTTTCCATGGAAAGTGATATGCCACCAAGTGTTGCATAACTAAATCCAAGTTGTTTAATGTTATCAAGAGCCTTGACTGTTGCTTCTGCTCCGAATGCTTTATACAGTCGTCCAACTAACTTAACAAGGTCTTTTTTCTTGACTGCTTTGTTAATCCATTCAAATTCAGTATTTTCAGGTAATGCTTCATAGAGTAAAACACGACCAACAGTTGTCTCAATAATAGTTTTAGATTTCAAGCGTACTTTAATATGAGCATGAACATTAATTTGTTTGCGCTGATACGCGTAAACAACTTCTGAAATATTTGAGAAAACTAAACCTTCTCCAGGAATGTTTTTTCTTCCTTTGGTCATATAATACAAGCCCAAAACCATATCTTGAGATGGTACAGTAATAGGACGACCTGTTGCAGGAGTTAAAATATTATTTGTTGAAAGCATCAACTCTACTGCTTCAGTTCTGGCGCGTTTGCTGAGCAATACGTGAACCGCCATTTGGTCACCGTCAAAGTCCGCGTTAAATGCAGAACAAACAAGCGGGTGAATTTTAATTGCTTTACCTTCTACCAATATTGGAAAGAACGCTTGAATACTCAAACGGTGCAATGTTGGTGCTCGGTTGAGTAATACTGGTCTGTCCTTTACAACAGCTTCAAGGGCTTCCCAAACTTCTGAGGTCATTTCCTCAACCATGCGTTTTGCAACGCGTAAGTTTGGAGCTAATTCA
The Candidatus Dependentiae bacterium genome window above contains:
- the rpoC gene encoding DNA-directed RNA polymerase subunit beta', translating into MLERFREYINTTQFNAIKIGIASPDKIRSLSYGEVKKIETINYRTLKPERDGLFCARIFGPVKDWECNCGKYKRMKHRGVTCEKCGVEVIQSRVRRERMGHINLVSPVCHIWFLKGIPSYLSLIMGMTVRDLERVIYFDSYIVINQGTSPYPQKTLINSQEYDDYLRSSEEDISFKAGMGAEAIKLLLTLIDLNFEVRKIEEDYTQTTSVAIKHRLAKRYKVLSGLMQANIRPEWVIMEVLPVIPPDLRPLVPLEGGRFASSDLNDLYRRVLNRNIRLRRLIELEAPDVIIKNEKRILQESVDALIDNGRRGQPVRGSNRRPLKSLSEMLRGKQGRFRQNLLGKRVDYSGRSVIVVDPELKMSQCGLPKLMALELFKPYVYVELQRRELAPNLRVAKRMVEEMTSEVWEALEAVVKDRPVLLNRAPTLHRLSIQAFFPILVEGKAIKIHPLVCSAFNADFDGDQMAVHVLLSKRARTEAVELMLSTNNILTPATGRPITVPSQDMVLGLYYMTKGRKNIPGEGLVFSNISEVVYAYQRKQINVHAHIKVRLKSKTIIETTVGRVLLYEALPENTEFEWINKAVKKKDLVKLVGRLYKAFGAEATVKALDNIKQLGFSYATLGGISLSMENLVIPDSKHGIVGKGIKDVEKAEKLYMDGAITNGERYNKVIQIWARATEDVTNEMISVLENEDRNASTNNEKTDTPFNPVFMMLDSGARGSRQQIRQLAAMRGLMAKPSGEIMETPVLANFKEGLNVFEYFVSTSGARKGLADTALKTADSGYLTRRLVDVAQDVVVAQDDCGTLGYIRVTDLRESGEIIRPLPDRIFGRIAAEDIIDPLSGKLLAKQGELLIDQVIDKIKDSAVSEVAIKSVLTCQARRGICVKCYGMDLSKLRVVDVGTAVGVIAAQSIGEPGTQLTMRTFHVGGTASGLVEQNFYKVRCAGKVSYRGVHTIKNREGILTVMNRKAKIVIVSDDGREREECRLEYGTHILVENGSSVTEGQKIAEWDSHKVIMTEKAGTVKLIDLIENVTYQEQFDETTNTSSKVILERRDEKRQPYIAVIDKVGGEEARYYLPTGAILTVEEGKQLFPGDPIAKLHREEKRTKDITGGLPRVAELFEARIPKDTAIISEVDGVVHFGGVHRGQRRVTITTEDNEVFEYNVPRSRHLNVEDGESVKAGDALSSGVPNVHDILRILGPDEVQKYLVKEIQEIYSLQGVDINDKHIEVIVRQMLRKVRVIDPGDTKFVVGDRIDKIHLQAINKLMIKEGKKAAMAKPILMGITKSSLGTESFISAASFQETTRVLTEASLVGQVDFLYGLKENVVIGKLIPAGTGVPSFRLKHIGEDVSELEQRARKEEQLEIGLDNISLEQEN